One segment of Anastrepha obliqua isolate idAnaObli1 chromosome 3, idAnaObli1_1.0, whole genome shotgun sequence DNA contains the following:
- the LOC129240707 gene encoding uncharacterized protein LOC129240707 isoform X2, translating to MTIKPVVAPSQKRVASDEKKESHSHGHAHATHSHGSHSHAHAHSAVEPGSNHNQTSGRTASTHAQCRTGQSPQRRVETFDELTRHRRSPHKSSRSKRRDHHDHHHKRERAEREKHTTANVSNSSISTKCNSPHVHGNVSAPTSAVNNIIGSPVGKSGPGGGSSPVHTSGAGGNSPDHLGARPVVLGCQSPTSSSSVTQAAANLLKAVEEVYSGYNSGDEHLQPKEGAITVDEWKQRDEQFGKCMAERGYELRTVEEDGACLFRSISLQIYGDEEMHDVVRQHTMDYLYKNREYFSHFVTEDINSYIKRKRRKDSHGNHIEIQAMSEIYNRPVEVYSYKPTPINIFNSEQLNKGYAPLRLSYQRGSHYNAIIDPYDATVGVGLGLAGYKPELQTKEAALLSEQMEIEQTMFEDKLKTTDWEATNEAIEEQIARESYLQWCRENLQKTRASATAASTSATVTSAEVTSDCEASPSKYSTQRINSISTANISNTNSNSKATHTDVGDATHTPTTVNACEQHISNNADAPPGTLGASLEHSFGITPKSMNVLAHNLKKNATPPHSVAEWELDSDDTDISSTSSIGTSSGGNSGGGLKKSKKRNSSLRAGGKKRRREPGAVTIAKSDTMPARGMGTSSKYESGGRSPSLQKNSRSRTPEVEQQPCTSKQSHNSTPEKSLLSVGDNIVDTLSASTSKCTLPTSSSSLRKFKDTISNNHESSNFYQELLEASYAADGFGQLSESEMLQRAIQLSTQDYIDDQKRNYLFGP from the exons AGCCCACAACGTCGTGTTGAAACTTTCGACGAGCTAACTCGACACCGCCGTAGTCCACATAAAAG CTCACGGTCTAAACGTCGTGACCACCATGATCACCATCACAAACGGGAGCGCGCAGAACGAGAAAAACATACAACTGCGAACGTTTCAAATAGTTCGATCTCCACCAAATGCAATAGTCCACATGTACATGGGAATGTTTCTGCACCTACCTCTGCAGTCAACAATATTATCGGTAGCCCGGTTGGAAAGAGCGGGCCGGGTGGGGGCAGTAGTCCAGTGCACACAAGTGGGGCAGGAGGAAATTCACCTGATCATCTAGGCGCCAGACCTGTCGTACTCGGTTGCCAGAGTCCTACATCTTCATCATCGGTGACGCAAGCGGCTGCTAATTTGCTTAAAGCTGTCGAAGAAGTATATTCCGGCTATAACAGTGGCGACGAGCACCTACAGCCAAAAGAAGGCGCTATCACAGTAGATGAGTGGAAGCAACGCGACGAACAATTTGGAAAATGCATGGCTGAGCGTGGTTATGAGTTACGAACTGTGGAGGAAGATGGCGCATGTTTATTTCGATCAATTTCATTGCAAATTTATGGCGATGAAGAAATGCATGACGTTGTACGACAGCATACGATGGATTATCTT tacaaaaatcGGGAGTATTTTTCTCACTTTGTCACCGAGGACATAAATAGTTACATTAAACGAAAACGACGAAAAGATTCACATGGAAATCATATTGAAATACAGGCGATGTCGGAAATATATAATCGACCGGTGGAGGTTTACTCCTATAAGCCAA ctcctatcaatatttttaattcagaACAACTAAATAAAGGCTATGCACCATTGCGCCTTTCCTATCAGCGTGGCTCACATTACAATGCCATTATTGATCCATATGATGCAACGGTGGGTGTGGGGTTGGGATTGGCTGGCTACAAGCCAGAATTACAGACGAAAGAAGCTGCGCTCTTGAGTGAACAAATGGAGATCGAGCag ACAATGTTTGAGGATAAACTAAAAACAACAGATTGGGAGGCCACAAATGAAGCTATTGAAGAGCAAATTGCACGTGAGTCTTACCTACAATGGTGCCGAGAGAATTTGCAGAAAACTCGCGCTAGTGCTACTGCTGCATCTACTTCGGCAACAGTGACATCTGCTGAAGTTACGTCAGATTGTGAAGCATCGCCATCAAAATATTCTACACAACGCATTAACTCCATAAGCACTGCTAATATAAGCAACACCAATAGTAATAGCAAAGCAACGCACACCGACGTGGGCGATGCAACGCATACTCCGACCACAGTAAATGCTTGTGAGCAGCATATAAGCAACAACGCAGATGCACCACCTGGTACACTGGGGGCATCGTTAGAGCATAGTTTCGGTATAACGCCGAAATCCATGAATGTATTAGCCCACAACTTAAAGAAAAACGCAACACCTCCGCATTCCGTTGCAGAATGGGAATTAGACAGTGATGACACGGACATAAGTAGTACGAGCTCAATTGGCACAAGTAGTGGCGGTAACAGTGGTGGCGgactgaaaaaatcaaaaaagcgcaATTCCAGTTTGCGAGCTGGTGGAAAGAAGCGGCGGCGTGAACCTGGTGCAGTCACCATCGCTAAAAG CGATACGATGCCGGCACGAGGAATGGGAACAAGCTCAAAATACGAGAGTGGAGGCAGATCACCCTCATTGCAAAAGAATTCGCGGTCACGTACACCAGAAGTCGAACAGCAGCCTTGTACTTCCAAGCAATCACACAATTCAACACCTGAAAAGAGTTTGCTTAGTGTTGGCGATAATATAGTAGACACACTATCAGCTTCAACTTCAAAATGTACCTTACCAACGTCATCATCATCCCTACGAAAATTCAAGGACACCATATCCAACAACCACGAATCATCGAATTTTTATCAAGAACTTTTGGAGGCTTCGTACGCTGCAGATG GTTTTGGACAACTAAGCGAATCCGAAATGCTTCAGCGTGCAATACAATTATCAACTCAAGACTACATCGACGACCAAAAAAGGAACTATTTATTTGGGCCGTAA
- the LOC129240707 gene encoding uncharacterized protein LOC129240707 isoform X1, with amino-acid sequence MTIKPVVAPSQKRVASDEKKESHSHGHAHATHSHGSHSHAHAHSAVEPGSNHNQTSGRTASTHAQCRTGQSPQRRVETFDELTRHRRSPHKSSRSKRRDHHDHHHKRERAEREKHTTANVSNSSISTKCNSPHVHGNVSAPTSAVNNIIGSPVGKSGPGGGSSPVHTSGAGGNSPDHLGARPVVLGCQSPTSSSSVTQAAANLLKAVEEVYSGYNSGDEHLQPKEGAITVDEWKQRDEQFGKCMAERGYELRTVEEDGACLFRSISLQIYGDEEMHDVVRQHTMDYLYKNREYFSHFVTEDINSYIKRKRRKDSHGNHIEIQAMSEIYNRPVEVYSYKPTPINIFNSEQLNKGYAPLRLSYQRGSHYNAIIDPYDATVGVGLGLAGYKPELQTKEAALLSEQMEIEQTMFEDKLKTTDWEATNEAIEEQIARESYLQWCRENLQKTRASATAASTSATVTSAEVTSDCEASPSKYSTQRINSISTANISNTNSNSKATHTDVGDATHTPTTVNACEQHISNNADAPPGTLGASLEHSFGITPKSMNVLAHNLKKNATPPHSVAEWELDSDDTDISSTSSIGTSSGGNSGGGLKKSKKRNSSLRAGGKKRRREPGAVTIAKSSDTMPARGMGTSSKYESGGRSPSLQKNSRSRTPEVEQQPCTSKQSHNSTPEKSLLSVGDNIVDTLSASTSKCTLPTSSSSLRKFKDTISNNHESSNFYQELLEASYAADGFGQLSESEMLQRAIQLSTQDYIDDQKRNYLFGP; translated from the exons AGCCCACAACGTCGTGTTGAAACTTTCGACGAGCTAACTCGACACCGCCGTAGTCCACATAAAAG CTCACGGTCTAAACGTCGTGACCACCATGATCACCATCACAAACGGGAGCGCGCAGAACGAGAAAAACATACAACTGCGAACGTTTCAAATAGTTCGATCTCCACCAAATGCAATAGTCCACATGTACATGGGAATGTTTCTGCACCTACCTCTGCAGTCAACAATATTATCGGTAGCCCGGTTGGAAAGAGCGGGCCGGGTGGGGGCAGTAGTCCAGTGCACACAAGTGGGGCAGGAGGAAATTCACCTGATCATCTAGGCGCCAGACCTGTCGTACTCGGTTGCCAGAGTCCTACATCTTCATCATCGGTGACGCAAGCGGCTGCTAATTTGCTTAAAGCTGTCGAAGAAGTATATTCCGGCTATAACAGTGGCGACGAGCACCTACAGCCAAAAGAAGGCGCTATCACAGTAGATGAGTGGAAGCAACGCGACGAACAATTTGGAAAATGCATGGCTGAGCGTGGTTATGAGTTACGAACTGTGGAGGAAGATGGCGCATGTTTATTTCGATCAATTTCATTGCAAATTTATGGCGATGAAGAAATGCATGACGTTGTACGACAGCATACGATGGATTATCTT tacaaaaatcGGGAGTATTTTTCTCACTTTGTCACCGAGGACATAAATAGTTACATTAAACGAAAACGACGAAAAGATTCACATGGAAATCATATTGAAATACAGGCGATGTCGGAAATATATAATCGACCGGTGGAGGTTTACTCCTATAAGCCAA ctcctatcaatatttttaattcagaACAACTAAATAAAGGCTATGCACCATTGCGCCTTTCCTATCAGCGTGGCTCACATTACAATGCCATTATTGATCCATATGATGCAACGGTGGGTGTGGGGTTGGGATTGGCTGGCTACAAGCCAGAATTACAGACGAAAGAAGCTGCGCTCTTGAGTGAACAAATGGAGATCGAGCag ACAATGTTTGAGGATAAACTAAAAACAACAGATTGGGAGGCCACAAATGAAGCTATTGAAGAGCAAATTGCACGTGAGTCTTACCTACAATGGTGCCGAGAGAATTTGCAGAAAACTCGCGCTAGTGCTACTGCTGCATCTACTTCGGCAACAGTGACATCTGCTGAAGTTACGTCAGATTGTGAAGCATCGCCATCAAAATATTCTACACAACGCATTAACTCCATAAGCACTGCTAATATAAGCAACACCAATAGTAATAGCAAAGCAACGCACACCGACGTGGGCGATGCAACGCATACTCCGACCACAGTAAATGCTTGTGAGCAGCATATAAGCAACAACGCAGATGCACCACCTGGTACACTGGGGGCATCGTTAGAGCATAGTTTCGGTATAACGCCGAAATCCATGAATGTATTAGCCCACAACTTAAAGAAAAACGCAACACCTCCGCATTCCGTTGCAGAATGGGAATTAGACAGTGATGACACGGACATAAGTAGTACGAGCTCAATTGGCACAAGTAGTGGCGGTAACAGTGGTGGCGgactgaaaaaatcaaaaaagcgcaATTCCAGTTTGCGAGCTGGTGGAAAGAAGCGGCGGCGTGAACCTGGTGCAGTCACCATCGCTAAAAG TAGCGATACGATGCCGGCACGAGGAATGGGAACAAGCTCAAAATACGAGAGTGGAGGCAGATCACCCTCATTGCAAAAGAATTCGCGGTCACGTACACCAGAAGTCGAACAGCAGCCTTGTACTTCCAAGCAATCACACAATTCAACACCTGAAAAGAGTTTGCTTAGTGTTGGCGATAATATAGTAGACACACTATCAGCTTCAACTTCAAAATGTACCTTACCAACGTCATCATCATCCCTACGAAAATTCAAGGACACCATATCCAACAACCACGAATCATCGAATTTTTATCAAGAACTTTTGGAGGCTTCGTACGCTGCAGATG GTTTTGGACAACTAAGCGAATCCGAAATGCTTCAGCGTGCAATACAATTATCAACTCAAGACTACATCGACGACCAAAAAAGGAACTATTTATTTGGGCCGTAA